A single genomic interval of Cucumis sativus cultivar 9930 chromosome 5, Cucumber_9930_V3, whole genome shotgun sequence harbors:
- the LOC105435596 gene encoding cyclin-dependent protein kinase inhibitor SMR1, whose translation MSTELDLRRTLLEIVRRPPIKLQIPPPTTSTSVMAGGDHGGVIIQKDRVDEEDGGAEELSCRTPTSAENKIPAVEQCPPAPRKRKRPPSCRRRLMELEFVEIVHRDEIEPYLNSSFDHEDRVRKSAKRSFCECK comes from the coding sequence ATGTCCACAGAACTCGATCTCCGACGGACATTGTTGGAGATCGTCCGTCGTCCGCCGATCAAGCTTCAAATTCCACCGCCGACGACGTCGACGTCAGTAATGGCGGGCGGCGATCACGGGGGGGTGATAATTCAGAAAGATCGAGTAGACGAGGAGGACGGGGGAGCGGAAGAATTGAGTTGCCGTACACCGACGTCGGCGGAGAACAAGATTCCGGCGGTGGAACAATGTCCGCCGGCGCCACGGAAGCGGAAGAGACCGCCGAGTTGTAGAAGGAGATTAATGGAGCTTGAATTTGTGGAGATCGTGCATAGAGATGAAATTGAACCGTATTTAAATTCGAGTTTTGATCATGAAGACAGAGTAAGAAAATCTGCTAAACGAAGCTTCTGCGAGTGTAAATGA